The genomic segment TACAATTTTTTAACTTGGACAGTTTTCTGTTGATGTAAATAAATTTCTTATAAACAGTCCATGGAAAAGCAGGGTTGTTGTGGTACATGCAAAATATCCCAACGTGCAAATGAAAATACAGAGTTATCTTGATAATGTTTGCTTTGTGGGCACTAACtttggaaaaaacaacaaatgctGACAagtaaaaggagaagaaaatgaagcaggcttttatggaaaaaaatcattgtaATTTCATAGTTTCTGCTGTCTTCAGAAGTGCTTCAGCTGCAAATGAGTCCTGTCATCCTGGGCATCAGAGCCTTGTTTCCATGCTCATGAATAATTACTGATACAGACTCATTTTTACTAAATAATGgggtttatttttccctgaaCAAATTTCATTGTTTTATAATCACTGTTAAAACCTACACTTTTCAATTCAAATGCAGATTATTTTCTAAACATGCAGTAAAGCAGAGAAGATTCTGGTGAGAAAACGAAGCAAACCAGGATTTTCATAACAACACTGGAAAAACAATCATTAAAGCAGATACAATCACACAGCATAATCTACTTCTGCAGTGCAAAGCTGTCACACAAAACAACTGATGCTGCTCTTAGATCCTACAAAATGCAGCACAAACAGCAGTTTATTTACAGATAAACCACACTCACCCAGTGaaggctgcaggagagcccctgtctccAGGCAAGGCAGGGGACAAAGGAGGTTTCCTTCTGCTGGTGGCGACACGAGGATGACTCTCCCCAGAAGAATGTTCCCCATGTTGGAGTGCCCATCCTGCAGTCAAATAtagccctgccagccctccctggaCAATGGGGACACTCACTGCTCCTCAGTGCCCACAGCACCCCCACTCTGCCAAATCACTGCCTGGCCAAGGgatctgagcagggacaggtgCCTGCAGAGTCCAGAGCCCTGCAGTGTGCTCTGCTCCTTTGGGATAGAGCTCACAGAGCATCTGAACTGAATTCTGGAGAGTTTAACCCTGGCCAGGAATGGCTCTGGGGGTAACCTTGCCACTGCTGCCTGACAGAGGGATAGCATTTGCTTTGGCATCTCTTTAGGGAATGCCAGCTCCAGGCAAATCCTGGCAGGCTCTGATTGCACCAGGAGCTCCCGCAGCTCGCAGGTTTTGGTGGGCTGAGactcttttatttccttcttccagCAAACAAAGGCTTGGTGCCTCAGAGCAGGGGAGCTTTGTGTGTCCAGCAGCCCATGGTGGTGTCTGAGAGTTTGGGGCAGAGAACAGAGACTGATGAATTTCCATTTATTTGAGGTGGTCCTGCAGTTCCAGCATTTGGGGAAAACCCTCCCAGCAATGTGAGGAGCAGGTGATGTTTCTTGTGGGAATTAATTCCACCATTAAATCTGGCACAGCACCAAGGAGCCATTTCTAGGAATCTTGTTTGCTTCACCATCCCAACAAAGATGAAACCCAGCAGGATCAGCACCAGACTTCAGCTGTGAAGTTCATTTGTGGCTGAGTTTGTGACATTCTGGCTGTGTTTGTGACATTCCTAGGAGAGAATAAACAGGAGGGACTGGACTGGCAGTCTGAAGCACTTTGGAGTGAGCTGAGCTGTCAAAGGGAAGGAGCACTTCCCTTCCATAGGTTTTGAATCCATGGCCAATCCTGTGCTTCCCTGAATTTTGCATTATGAGAAGTAAGGTGTAATTATCATCTACTCTgcttaaaattaataatttcattcaCTTTGTCACATCAACCCTCTGttacaaaatttattttatttagaggggcaggcactgatctgtggtccctgtgagcagggacaggactgAGGGAATGCCTGGGGCTGCCTCAGGGGGTTTAGGTTGGAtttagggaaaggttcttcccccggAGGGTGCTGGGGggtccccagggaatgggcacagcccgaggctgccagagctccaggagggctTGGACAGTGCTGTCAAGCACAaggtggggttgttggggtgtctgtgcagggccaggggctgaaTTTAATCATCCCTGTGGTCCCTtgcagctcaggatattctgagATTCTGAGAGCACTCCTTCATTCTGTCTCCAGAACCTGGAGCTTTCCTTTTGTCCCTCGTGTAAGATTTTCCTCCCAGAGCTTGTTCAAAACTCAccagtgatttctcatggtgTTCAAACACCCTCCAGTGCCAAAAGAAAGGaacaggcagggagggggaatGGGATCCTTGGcttgcagagctcagccctgggcagggatccctggggaggggagcgagcagtgccagctcccagATTTAGCTGGGAGACAAAGAGCAATGCTGTGCTCTAGGGTTACAGCTGccacctgctgctctgctgccttgtgacactgagctgcagcactcACCTGTCACCGGTGTGACATCTGCTGGGGACACACGCTGCCTGAGGCAAGGGGAGCGTTTATTGCCCAGTGGGGCATCTGtagctgctcagagtgaccctgagaaaacttggaaagtctcttttcccagcctggagcttgaaggagtcagagctcttcatttctggGTCTCAGGGTTGTTTATTGgatcttatctataaaattctttctttgcCCTGACGAGGTCcacccagcaggacagttccaggcactctgcctgtccctggggcagtgttatgtctttatactaaaaactgcatgtacaatgtttacaataacttcccaacacctatcacctgtgttagacagtgaggTTTTTGACTGACCGAGACAGTccagccagctggctgtgattggccattaattagaaacaagcacatgagaccaatcccagatgcacctgttgcattccacagcagcagataatcaatgtttgcattttgttcctgaggcctctcagattttcaggaaataaaaatcctaaggaaaggatttttcagaaaatgtgtctgtgacagagcaGAGGAAGGCAGTGAGGTCAGCAGGGATGATGTGTTCCTTGCTCCAGGAAAATTCAACAGCATCAATATTTCTTTCCAAGGTTTTCCAAAGAGAAACAGCTTGAGAAGGGATGATCAGTGTGTTAGATTTAGGAGGTGACTCATGAGACGAGAATCAATTTCCCTCAGCTCAGAACATCCAGGCCTCAAAAATCAATATTGACTAAGGCATGACGAAAGCAGGAAGTCGAGGATattgcagcaggacagggctctCCTGCTGTGATCTCtgggcaggggagctgctgggaggatgggctggggctggaatcattcctgcctttcgTTCAGACAGGGCTAATGCAGCCCTGAAGGTATTTAAGGGCCCGAAGGAGGGGTGGATGTCTCAGCTTGGGGACACTTTGCATCTTTGGGCACCTCTGTGCATTCTAAAAATCCATTCCTGGGCTCTCCTCAGTTCCcacctgtcctgcagcaggatgAGACATTCATTACAGTCTGGGCATGATCAGACCCCGTGGCAGGGCTTCTGCAGAGGGATTTGGAAAggctttaaaaatagaaaataacatCATTTTAGCAGCAGATTGAAATGCTCTCCCAAGGCCCCCATCCCTTCCACACGACTCTGCCCATACCCATCCTGTGCTGGGGGTTGTGTTTCACAACACCACCCAAAATGTTGATTATTCCCTGCATGGCATCACTGGGAATAGTGTTGACACAAGATCTGCAACTCTGAATAAGGTAATTGGCATCACTGGCTTTAAATGCCTCTCCAGGGGGgtttcatggaaaaaaatgttaccCCTGGTGTCTCCCAGCCCTTGggaacagctccaggagctgcagcatttctctgtgtgttgttttcggggcacagagcacaggaacCAGATCAAAGCACATTCCACAGACCTTTGGTGCTGGATGGAATGGAGGGAGCTCCCTGGGAATGTCCTGCTGGTCACTGCCCAAGCCAAGCACGTATTTCAGTCTGTGGTACCCTCACATTCTCCAGCACACTTGGAATTCTGCCCTTTTGGCCTCACAGGGCTGTGGCCCTTCAGCAGTTGTTGGGGCTGGAGCTCAGAACCTTGGCCTGGAAAGTTTCTAGGACTGTTCCTTAAATCCTGGGTTGAATCATCAAAAATCTTCACTTCATGAGCCTATGGCTTATTtgcaaaatcaccccaaaatagTGGAATTTAACCTTTAGCTTCAGGTTTCCTGGGCTGAGAAAAGCCCCAAGTGCGCTTGGAGTGGGAGCAGCTGAATTTTACCCCTGGTCAGATTGGTCTCTGAGTAAATACTTCCCCATACCAGTCAGGCCTTGCTTATTCCTGTAAATGCTTTCACTTCTCTAAAACCAATGTCCTCAGACACGTTTTTCACCACAGCAGTGCAAATGAACAGGCTGAACTGTGCTTTCCTCTGAATGAAAAATAATCACCTCCTCTGGCAATGAATTAGAATTTAGCTTCCTTTTGGTGGAGGTCCAGGTGCTCCAAGGATTTTGACTCCCAAACAATGGTCATGGCAGCTCTGGAGgatgtgccaggagcagggaggggtgggagggagagCTCCAGAcctccctgggctcctgggTGGATTATTGGTGCatggattgggattgggataaACTGAGATTGAGGGTTGAACTGGGAGTGCTGCAATCCTCACATCCCTGCCTGGAGTGTGATCCCAGGTCCTTCATCCCTGGGGATCTCAGGGAGGAGCAGAATGTGTgactgctgcagagcagcagctgagaaagCTCAGAACTAGGCCAAGGCTGCATTAATCTGTGCTGAGATGAAAAAGGCTTTATCTTTGTCCAGGTATTACAAAAGGCTTTATCTTTGTACAAGTATTAAAaagcacaggggacagggacaaatATCACAGAACTGCTGCATCAGCAGCTGTTACCCAGTTTCAATGACTCCTTTGAAGGCAAAGTCCATTCCAGGAAGGTGGAATATTCTTTTCCAAGGGTAGAACACCAGTAACAGTAGTCATTTATCCAAGGGTAGAACACCAGTAACTATTTACTTATTTTACTGCACCGTGGTACATTAAATACTTCTAGGTTTGCATACCTGAATTTCCTCAAAGGGAGCCACGTCCATTTTAGGTGTTGGTAAAGAGAACATACAGTGTGGGAATTTTGCTAGATTTTCAGTAAACTGAATCTGGGATTGGAAACAATCTTCTCTGATCTTTTAAGGTAATCCAATTCATGATCAATTTGAGAATATGCAGAAATAAAGACCCGTGTTTAAGTGCAAAGGTGCAGTATGGCAGTGTAACAGGGAGCAGTTCTGTCAGCAAAGGCACCGAATGGGGCAGTGTGACAATGGAGCAGTGTGACCATGGAGCAGGGTGACAGTGGAGCAGGGTGACAGTGGAGCAGTGTGACAATGGAGCAGTGTGACCATGGAGCAGGGTGACAGTGGAGCAGGGTGACAGTGGAGCAGTGTGACAGTGGAGCAGTGTGACAATGGAGCAGGGTGACAATGGAGCAGTGTGACAGTGGAGCAGTGTGACAATGGAGCAGTGTGACCATGGAGCAGTGTGACAATGGAGCAGTGTGACAGTGGAGCAGTGTGACCATGGAGCAGGGTGACAGTGGAGCAGGGTGACAGTGGAGCAGTGTGACCATGGAGCAGGGTGACAGTGGAGCAGTGTGACAGTGGAGCAGTGTGACAGTGGAGCAGTGTGACAATGGAGCAGTGTGACCATGGAGCAGTGTGACAATGGAGCAGTGTGACAGTGGAGCAGTGTGACCATGGAGCAGGGTGACAATGGAGCAGGGTGACAATGGAGCAGGGTGACAATGGAGCAGTGTGACAGTGGAGCAGTGTGACAATGGAGCAGTGTGACCATGGAGCAGTGTGACAATGGAGCAGTGTGACAGTGGAGCAGGGTGACAATGGAGCAGGGTCACAGTGGAGCAGGGTGACAGTGGAGCAGTGTGACAATGGAGCAGGGTGACAGTGGAGCAGGGTGACAATGGAGCAGTGTGACAATGCAGCAGGGTGACAGGGGAGCAGGGTGACAATGGAGCAGTGTGACAATGCAGCAGGGTGACAGTGGAGCAGTGTGACAATGGAGCAGTGTGACAATGGAGCAGGGTGACAGTGGAGCAGGGTGACAATGGAGCAGTGTGACAGTGGAGCAGGGTGACAGTGGAGCAGGGTGACAGTGGAGCAGTGTGACAGTGGAGCAGGGTGACAATGGAGCAGGGTGACAGTGGAGCAGGGtgacagccctgagctctgttCATACAGCCAGGACCAGCGGTGGGTTTGCATTGCTTCTGGTTCATACAAGAAAACATCATCTGCATTTAAATACCATTAACTCATCCTAATAAAGTTCCGTGCTCTCCTCATCCCACTGCACTTTGAGGTCCAAATCCTTGAAGAGCATGGTGAGaggagtgtccctgtccccgtccccgtcCGGGCTGCTGGCCGGGGACACGCCGAGCTCAgcgcagcccagctccagcccctttGCTGCTGGGAACATTGGCACGGCTGCAGTCCCTGGGAGCTgcgctggggctgcaggggctgggcacggctctggcagctcccagtgctccccgTGGCTCCCGGTGCGGACCGAGAGCAGCAgcggtgccagcagcagctcctcctgtgcgGCGCGGCCCCGGGCAGCTCTCCCCgcgggcagcagcaggggcacgGCTGCCTGCTGTCGGTAGCAtcccccctgctccagcagggacagggacagcagggacgcCCGCTCGGGATCCTGCAGCTCCtcgctctgcagcagcagctgcgtCTGCCCAGGGCTCCCCTGGATCACGACTGACTCCAGTCTGTCCCTGCTCTTCCACAGGGCCACCTTTGGCCGCTGTTCTCTGTAACcccagtggctgcagctcttTCCCAGCCCGTGGGTTCGGAGCTCTCCATCCTCAGAACCATCTGGAGAAGATTCCTTCAGGTCTGGAGAAGATTCCTTCAGCCTGTGTTCTGGCTGGGAGCTCCTGTCCGTGCCCTCCACGCACAGTCCATAggtcagggccaggctggagctgcctggggcagcagcaatgccctgcTCGGCTTTCTGAGGAGTGTAGGCAGTGATGGCAGCTGGCATTTCCACCTGGCACGGCTGAGGgggcagctgcactgctgggacatCCACCTGCTGCTGGTAGGGACAGGAGGGACGTGCTGGCTCCAGGGACCAGTCCAGGTGTTGGCTCATCTGGGCCAGCTGCACTTCAGGGATGAAGGAGGAAGATTTGGAGAAGCTGAGGGGCTTTATGATGTGCTCCACTGTCAGGGTGAGAGGCTGGAAGGATGGAATCCCTCTGAAGTCCTGGTGGAGGAGATCAAAGAGCAGAGTTATTACCAAGAAGCTGTGACCTTGAAGGGTTGCTGTAGTTACTGTAGCATTTTCTTTGGAGAAGTGTCAGTAAAATCCACTAACAGCCACCAGGGATCTGCTCTGCTGATAAaagagctctgctgcttttttttttttctgctggaaaatcaCCATTCCCAGGAATACAGACATTTCTCATTGTCTATCAACTGAGCAGCCTTGaaacatgaggaagaaaatcTCCTGCTTTCACTTTTGCAAGATTTGGCCTAAGCCCTGCAGCATGAAAATAGCATGAAAATCCTTGAGCTCATTAGCATGAAACCCAGTTCTTGCTGTGGGAGATGAGGGATAGGGGAGAATCCCAGGGTTTCAAGGGCAACTGGGGATTTAGGATGCCCCAGGTTTAACTGGCTAACCCGAGGGGCTCAGTTTGAGGCAGGTTCTGAGCACTTTAAAATACCAGGAATCTGCAGTGATTGCCTAGAGCAAGCTCCTTAACCCTTTAAATGAAGGAGGGAGGGTTTGATTGGATCCTGGGGAGAAATGTTTTACTCAGAGAGtgctgaggcacagagcagctctggctgcccctgcatccccagcagtgcccaaggccaggctggacattggggctgggaaCACCTGGGACAGTGACAGATGTGGATCCCATACAGGATCTAAATGGACTAAATGACCcttccagccccaggcagggaggattctgtgatttgcaggctgagctgcagtggCTGAGGGCACTCaccagggccctgggctgggcactgcgCTGTTTGATGTATTTGTAGCTCACATAAGCAGTGGCAGCAAaaaccagcccagcacagaaGGCCAGGGCCACCAGACAGTAGAGAATCCACGTCTTGTCTGGGGAAagaacaaatggaaaaagagctgGATTAGAAAAATGTCACAATTAGCTAGTGATGTCACAGGTTTAGTctcacagaattaattttttaattattaaaacattCTGTGCTGAAAATCAATGCATTTTGTGTATCCAATATCCCATCTGGACTTTTCAGCTTTCAGCACAGTTAGCAGCCTCACCTGCCAGTGTTTTGACCCAAAACACCTGAGGTTTGCTCCTTCTCTGGAGCAGACAGATATAAACTGTCCCGTTGTATTCAGTGTCTGGGTCCAAGTTGGAAACTTCAAATTCTTTGTTGTGCTCATTCTTTGTCCACTGTTGAAAAGAAAGGTAAAATCTGTATTTGGGCAAGATGAAATTTTCTTCAATTCAGATTGCAAAATTCagcataaaatattatttactaATGTGGTCTTACAGGGCTAGAATTACTCTGTATGTATGGAACTCTGCTTTTTTCTGAATCATATTTATATGAGtttgttttccattatttctgtatttaattctgcatttcagtttCTTAAGACTTGAAttacttaaataatttttagtcACCAAGGGTTTTACTTTTTGCTACTTATACAGTACTCTTAGACAGTCCTTTGGATTTAAGAAGAAAGCCTCAAATTCCTGTTGTCCTGAGAGTTAAAGACTCCAAGACTTTCCCTTGTACATCAGAAATCTCCCCCATAACTGAGATCCTTTTCCATCTCATCTGAAATGGGATTTACAGCATCCCAGAGCCCGAGGCCGTGCTttacctgctgctgtgtcctctggttGAATATTATCAGGTGATAATCCACAGCCCCGAATTTGCTGTAGATGTCCtccacagagagctgctgctggtcctCCCCGCGCAGGGGCGTCAGGGGGGGCCGGATCAGGAACCTGATGGAGCGGGCCTGGGGCACGTGTTCCACCTGGGGGGGGCCTATGATGGCTGGGAAGGCACAGCAGGCTCTGTC from the Melospiza georgiana isolate bMelGeo1 chromosome 24, bMelGeo1.pri, whole genome shotgun sequence genome contains:
- the IL22RA1 gene encoding interleukin-22 receptor subunit alpha-1, with amino-acid sequence MKGFLIVLAGVSVLGIVTTERSSCLKRAAFSSTNFENILTWETEADIPPGTVFDVQYKQYGEKSWLSKQECQSITQLFCNLSRETENFTEHFYGRVRARGCSSSWVRSERFEPRKETIIGPPQVEHVPQARSIRFLIRPPLTPLRGEDQQQLSVEDIYSKFGAVDYHLIIFNQRTQQQWTKNEHNKEFEVSNLDPDTEYNGTVYICLLQRRSKPQVFWVKTLADKTWILYCLVALAFCAGLVFAATAYVSYKYIKQRSAQPRALDFRGIPSFQPLTLTVEHIIKPLSFSKSSSFIPEVQLAQMSQHLDWSLEPARPSCPYQQQVDVPAVQLPPQPCQVEMPAAITAYTPQKAEQGIAAAPGSSSLALTYGLCVEGTDRSSQPEHRLKESSPDLKESSPDGSEDGELRTHGLGKSCSHWGYREQRPKVALWKSRDRLESVVIQGSPGQTQLLLQSEELQDPERASLLSLSLLEQGGCYRQQAAVPLLLPAGRAARGRAAQEELLLAPLLLSVRTGSHGEHWELPEPCPAPAAPAQLPGTAAVPMFPAAKGLELGCAELGVSPASSPDGDGDRDTPLTMLFKDLDLKVQWDEESTELY